The segment ACCCCACCGGGAACCCGATCCCCGGCGTCACGCTCTGGCGGGAGTCCTCCACCGCCCCGCTGCACTTCGCGTACGTGGACGCCCAGGAACGGACACTGTGCGCCCTGACCGCCACCCCGCAAGACCTTGAGCGGGGCGGCGCTCAGCCTGATCTCCTGGACGCCGCCTTGAACGAGTCCGAGGCATTCGCACCGGACGCCTCCACCCGAGGCCTACGCATGCTCAAGGCCGTCGAACGGCACTTCGGCCTGACCCTGCCGCGCGAAGCCGTCGAACGCCACCGCCTGCCCGTCTTCCGCACTCCCCGCCCGCCGCGCCCCGAGCCCTTCGGACCGGCGCTCATCCTCGATTTCCGGCGGCCAGAAGGCCCGTAGGGCAGGCTGCTCGGGGCCCGTCAGTCCTGCTTCGGCCCCGTCGACTGTACGACCTCGAACGACCACAGGGGGTTGCGTCCAGGGAAGTGGTGTACGGGTTCGACCTGATCCGGGGGTTTGCTCCGGCATCGGGATGGTGCCCGCATAGATGAACGGCCACCGGCTGATCTTCGAAGTGTCGAAGCCTCGAAGGAGATCAGCACGATGACCGCACCTGACAGTCTGCCCCTGCACGCCCTCGCCGAGGACAACCTCGCCACGGCGAGTCCCGATCTGCTGCGCGCGATGGTCAAAACGTTCGCCGACGCCCTCATGTCCGCAGAGGCCGACGCGCTCTGCAACGCTGAATACGGGCAGGTCAGCGACGAACGCGTCAACCACCGCAACGGCTACCGCCCACGCGAGTGGGACACCCGCGCCGGCACCGTCGAACTCGCCGTCCCCAAACTGCGCCAGGGCAGTTACTTCCCGCACTGGCTCCTGGAGCGCCGCCGCCGGGCCGAACAGGCCCTCATCTCGGTGGTCGCCACCGCCTACCTGCTCGGCGTCTCCACCCGCCGGGTCGAGAAACTCGCCGAGTCCCTCGGCGTCACCCAACTGTCGAAGTCCCAGGTCTCGGCGATGGCCAAGCACCTGGACGAACAGGTCGCCGCGTTCCGCAACCGGCCGCTCGACGCCGGGCCCTACGCGTTCGTCTGGGTCGACGCACTAACCCAGAAGGTCCGCGAGGGCGGCCGCATCATCAACGTCCACGCCCTGATCGCCGTCGGCGTCAACGCCGACGGCCACCGCGAGATCCTCGGCATCGACGTCGCCACCTGCGAGGACGGCGCCGGCTGGCTGGCCTTCCTGCGCTCCCTGACCGCCCGCGGCCTGTCCGGAGTCCAGCTCGTCGTCTCCGACGCCCACACCGGCCTGGTCGCCGCGATCGGCGCCGTCCTGCCCGGAGCCTCGTGGCAACGATGCCGCACGCATTACGCCCGCAACCTGCTCTGCCAGGTTCCGAAGTCCGCTCAGCCGTGGGTTGCCACGCTGCTGCGGACCGTCTTCGAACAGCCCGATGCCGAAGCCGTCCAGGCCCAGATGCGGCACGTCCTGGACGCGCTGGAAGCCAAGTTCCCCAAGGCCGCAGCCCACTTGGATGCCGCCCAGCACGACCTGCTGGCGTTCGCTGCCTTCCCGCGCGAGATCTGGCGGCAGATCTGGTCGAACAATCCGCAGGAGAGGCTGAACAAGGAAATCAGGCGTCGCACCGACGTGGTCGGGATCTTCCCCGATCGCACCGCCCTGATCCGCCTGGTCGGCGCGGTCCTGGCCGAACAGAACGACGAGTGGACCGAAGCCCGCCGCTACATGGGCCGCGATCTCCTCGCCAAGGCCCGCCTCCACCCGATCGAGTCAGAAACAGACGAGACCGCCCTGCCCACCGAACTCACCGCATAGCCTCAAAACGAGATCACCGAGTGGCCGTCGATACACCACTCCAGCGGACGTGACCCCACAGGGTCGAGTCCGAGGCGGCAGGCTTCGGGCGCTCTGCCCCAGCCTCGCCCCCGCTACGGTGGGCAGCCTGCATCGAGCCGGACATCCAGGCCTGGAAGTCTTCTTCACTCCGCCACCGGGTGTAGACCAGGTACTTGTCTGTGCCCTCGACCGGGCGGAGGAGCTCGAACCACTCGAAGCCGTCAGAGTTCTCCACGGCACCGGCACGGGACGCGAACCGCTTCTCAAGGACTTCCCGCTGCTCAGGCGGTACGGACAGAGCGTTGATCTTGACGATACTCATGCATCCATCCTGCCTCAGCGCTCTCGGCGACCGGCGGCGGGGGACCGGTCGATCCAGTGCGGCTCCGCAAAGGTTCGTGGAGCGGTGTTGTCGAGCGCAGCGCCACAGAACGCGGCTGATCACCTGCGCTTGAACTCCACTGGCCGGACGGAATCCTCACCGTGGAGGTGCCGGTTCCGGAAGCGAAGACCGGGGCGCGCACCATCCAGGTGAAGCACACTGCACCGTAGAACCGTCCCGTCCATGAACAGGCGACCGTCGTGTGCCCGGGCGCTCCGGGGCCCGGCGCGGTGACGTGGAGCGCCACGGGAGCGACGCGTCCGCCTCTGGTGAGGATCCGCCTCGGCCCGGTGAAAGGCCTCTCCAGCGACTTCTCCCGATGGCGTGCCCTGGAGGTCGAAGCGGCCTGCCGGGCAGCACGTCCGCCCTACGTGCCGGTGTTCTCAGAAGAGCGCCGGCACGACGGCCTCGATGAGATGCGGTCCCGGCTCGGAGAGGGCCTGCCGCAGCTGGGCGGTGAGGCCCTCGGCCGTGTTGGCACGCGACGCCGGCACGCCCATGCCCCGGGCGATTGCGACGAAGTCGAGGCAGGGCCGGGACAGGTCGAGCAGGTCGCGCCGCGCGGGACCGTCCGCCGGTGTTCCCAGGCGCTGGAACTCCATGGCGAGGACGGCGTACGAGCGGTTGGCGAAGACCACGGTGGTGAGGTCCAGCTCCTCGCGGGCGTGGGTCCACAGCGCGGAGATGGTGTACATGGCGCTTCCGTCGGCCTCCAGACACAGCACAGGGCGGTCCGGGCAGGCGATCGCGGCTCCGGCGGCGAGCGGCAGCCCCTGGCCGATGGCACCGCCGGTGAGGGTCAGCCAGTCATGGCGCGGCCCGCCCGCGGTGGCGCCCGGCAGCCAGAGGCCGCAGGTGTTGGCCTCGTCCACCACGATCGCGCCCTCGGGGAGAAGCGCGCCGACGGCCGCAGCGGCGGTTTCGGCGGTCAGCGCGCCGGTCGGCAGCGCCGGCCGACCGGCGGCGGGCAGCACCGCGGGTGTGTGCGCGGCGACCGTGTCGGCCAGGTGGCCGAGGGCTCCGGGGATGTCGTCGGCGGTCGTGGCGAGGATATGGACCCGGCAGCCGTCGGGCACGAGCAGACCCGGCAGGCCGGGGTGCGCGAAGAACGACACCGGGGCACGGGCTCCCGCCAGTACCAGGTGCCGTACGCCGTCGAGCTGCGCCATCGCTCCCTCAGCGAGATAGCCCAGCCGTTCCACGGCGGGCAGGCTGGCGCCACGCTCCAGGCGGGCCGGGAAGGTCTCGCACAGCAGCCGGGCGCCCGTGGCGGCGGCGATCCGGCCCGCCGCGCGCAGTGCCGGTGCGCGGGTCGCGGCGCCGCCGAGCAGGATCGCGGCCGGTTCGCCGGTGCGCAGGGCCGCGGCCACCGCCGCCACGGTCTGCTCCGGCACGGTCGCGGGCGGCCGGGCCGCCACCGGCGGTGCGGGCCGGGCACCGCCGGACCAGGACACGTCGGCGGGCAGGATCAGGGTGGCCACCTGCCCGGGAGTACCGATGGCGGCGGCCACCGCCTGCGCGGTGTCGGTGCCCGCGGCGGAGGCGTCGCCGCAGCGGCGGACCCAGCCGGACACCGTACGGGCCAGGGCGTCGACGTCCGACTCCAGCGGGGCGTCGTACCGCTTGTGGAAGGTCGCGTGGTCGCCGACCAGGTTCACCACAGGGGTGGCGGCGCGGCGGGCGTTGTGGAGGTTGGCCAGACCGTTGCCGAGCCCGGGGCCCAGGTGCAGCAGGGTCGCGGCGGGGCGGCCGGTCATCCGGCCGTAGCCGTCGGCCGCACCGGCGGCCACTCCTTCGAAGAGGCAGGGCACGGCCCGCAGGGCGGGCTCGTCGTCGAGGGCGGCGACGAAGTGCAGTTCGGACGTGCCGGGGTTGGCGAAGCACACCTCGACCCCGGAGCCCACAAGCGTACGGGCAACGGCACATGCACCGTTCACGGTGCTTCCCTGCCTTTCAGGTGCTCGGTCGAGCGTGCTCAGCCGAGGAGGACGCCGGGGTTGAGGATCCCGTCGGGGTCGAAGGCATGCTTGATCCGGCGCATCAACTCCACCTTGGCGGGGTCCTCCAGCTCCAGGAAGTACCGCTGCTTCTCCGTGCCGATCCCGTGCTCGCCGGAGATCGCCCCGCCCAGAGCCTTTCCCGCCCGCAGCAGACGCCGCAGGACCGCGTCCCGCCGGTCCTGGTCCGGCTGGAAGACCGCGAGGTGCACATTGCCGTCACCCGCGTGTCCGCAGCCGGTGACGATCGACGCGGTGTCCCGGGCGATGACGTCCGCCTCGGCCAGCAGTTGGGGCAGTGACGTGCGGGGCACGACGATGTCCACGATGTCGTCGGCACCGGCCGCCTTCGCCGTCCAGAACGCGTGCTCCCGGATCTCGATCAGGTGGCGCGCGGCGGCCGCGGGCAGGACGTAGACGTCCGTGGCCCCCAGACCCAGCAACTGCTCGCCCGCCGCTTCCACATCGGCTTCGAGCCGCTCGGCGGAATGCTCTTCGAAGACGACGACCAGGTAGCCGAGCGCGCTCCGGCGCACCTCGTCGGGGATTCCGAGCCCGAACTCGTGGTCGGCGGTCAGCGTCGCCATGGTGAGCATGTCGACGTACTCCAGGGCCAGCGGGTCCAGGCCGCCGGCCAGCAGCCGCGGCACCGCCCGCGAGATCTCCTCGGGCTCCGCGAAGGGCGCCAGCACCGTCGCGCGGTGCCCGGCACGCGGCCGGAGCCGCAGGACGGCCTCGGTGACCAGGGCCAGAGTGCCCTCGGAGCCGACCAGTAACTGGGTCAGGTCGTAGCCGGCGCTGGTCTTGACGTACTTCCCGCCGCTGCGCACGATCTCGCCGGAGGCGAGGACGGCTTCGACGCCGAGCACCTGGTGCCGGGTGACGCCGTGCCTGACGGCGTACATGCCACCCGCGTTGGTACCGATGGTGCCGCCGACCGTCGCGCTCTGCTCGCCCGGTCGCACCGGGTAGCACAGCCCGGCGGCAGCGGTCTGCCGGTCGAGCTCGGCCAGGGTGACGCCGGGCTGGACGACGGCGACATGGTTGCCGGTGTCGATCTCAAGAACCCGGTCCATGCGCTCGAACGACACGACGATCCCGTTCGCCCGGGGCACGCAGGCTCCGGACAGCCCGGTCCCCGAACCCCGGGCCGTCACCGGGATACGCCCCGCGGCGGCCACGCCCAGTACCCCCGACACCTCGGCCGCCGTCGCGGGGCGCACCAGATACTCCGGCGGCCGTGCGGTGGCGGTCAGCGACTCGTCGTGGCCGTACTCCGCCGGAACGCGGTCCCCGGCCATGACATGCTCAGGGCCAACCACCTTGGCCAGCAGCAATCCGATGTCCCTCATGACGGGCCTCCTCCGCTCGACGCGTACGCGCTCGGGCCGGCGTCGCGCTCGCCATGATGCGTCCGCTGTCGCGGGCGGCGGACCGGTCCAGTCAGTCCCTGTCACAGGGCCGGTCGGCTCTTTCGCGACGGGGCTGACCGCCTGCTGCCCACGAGCGGAGGGTGCCCGGCGTGGTCCCGGACACCGGAAATTGCGATGCCCGCGGCGGGGCCGCTGTGGCACGCTCCGACGGTGACCGCCCCGACTCCGCGAGGAGGAACCATGCCCATCACAGCAACCGGTACCCACGAGGTGTCCGCGCTCTTCTCGCGCGGACGGCTGACGGCCATCCCGCGCAAGGCCGCGCGCCGTGAGCAGCTCCTCGCGCATCTGACGGAGAGCCTGTTCGAGGCCGGCCGGGACTACAGCGAGCTGGAGATCAACGAGGCGCTGCTCACGGTCCACGAGGACTTCTCGGCGCTGCGCCGCTATCTCGTGGATGACGGGTGGCTCACCCGCCACCCGGACGGCAGCGTCTACTGGCGGGCGGTGGCGGTTTAGGGCCTACGTCCTGTGCGCGATCTCCTTGCGCATGCACACCCTTGGCCAGCGCTCCAGGCCGTGCGCGGCCTCGCGGTGGCGGATGGCGCGCAGGCCGGGGGTGAGGGCGTCGTCGGGGAGGACGCGGAAGCCGCAGCGGGCGTAGTAGGGGGCGTTCCAGGGGACCTCGGCGAAGGTGGTCAGGGTGAGGGCGGGGGCGGCGCCGAGGGTGGCGAGGTGGTCGATGAGGGCGCGGCCGATGCGGCGGTGGGCGTGGCGGGGGTGGACGGAGACCTGCTCGATGTGGAGGTTGCCGTCGACGGGCTCGGCGAGGAGGTAGGCGACGGGGGTCCCGGTGCCGTCGTCGGCCACCAGGGCGGTGGCGGCGCGCTGGTAGCGGGCGAGTTCGTCGAGGGGGAGGGGGTCGTCGTCGGCGATCTCGGGCATGCCGATGTCGCGGAAGCAGGATCCGGCGGCTCGCTCGATGTCCTGGAGGAGGGGGAGTTCGTCGGGGCGGGCGGTCCGGATGTCCATCGCGTCATTGTGCGGGCGGGCCGGTCGGGACGGTACGTAATATCGGCGGAATGATGTCTGACGCCCCTGGTCCCCGTCCCGCCGTCCCGGTCGTGGTGGTGGCCCACGACCCCGCCTGGCAGTCGCAGGCGGCCGCCCTGCTCGCCGAACTGCGCGGCCCCCTCGGGCCGTTGGCGCTGCGCGCCGAGCACATCGGCAGTACGTCGATCCCGGGCATGGCCGCCAAGCCGGTGCTCGACCTCCAGGTGAGCGTCGCGGATCTGGACGAGGCGGCGGGTGCCTTCGCGCGGCCCCTGGCGGAGCGGGGCTTCGAGCGGCTGCCGTACGAGCGCGATCATGTGCCCGCCGGGCGGGACGACGACCCGGCGCGCTGGGCGAAGCGCTACTGGCGGCGGCGCGGGGCGGATGCCGGGCAGGAGGGAGCGCTGGACGTCAACCTTCATGTGCGGAGGGCGGGTTCGCCGAACGAGCGGCTGGCGCTGCTGTTCCGGGACTGGTTCCGGGCGCATCCGGGGGCGGTGCCGGCGTATGCGCGCTTCAAGGCGGTGCTGGCGGAGTCGGTGGCCGACCTGGACACGTATGCGGACATCAAGGACCCGGTGGTGGACCTGGTGGTCGAGGTCGCGGAGCCCTGGGCGGCGTCGACGGGGTGGACGGTCGCGAAGGGTTGAACCGCGCATGACCGGGCCCATGGGTTCTTCACATCATCGGCTCGATTTGTAGCGTGGGTGTTACGGAAGGGGCGATAGGGTCGATTGATAGTTCAAGCGCCCATGAGCTGAAGCCGTCGCCGGGCGCGTAGCGAGATGCAAGGAACCGGAAGGTCACCTCCATGTCCAATCCCCCCACACCCCCCACCCCCACCCACCGCGCGAAGTCGCGGATGTCGCGTCGGGGGGTGATCGGCGCGGCCGGGGCGGTGGCCGTCGGTGCGGCTCTGACGCCGGTGGTGTTCGCGGCCACCGAGCCCGACACGTCCGGTGCGTCCGGCAGCGCGGACACCGGTACGACGACCGAGCAGTTCCCGGCGACCCGGGCGCAGGCGGCCGACGGCACCGGGGCCGCCACCGCCGCCTTCCCGATCAGTTATGTCGGGCTGCGCTGGGCCGGGGAGCAGGACGGGACCGCGATCAAGCTCGCGGACGGCGCGTGGCAGGACGTGGTCGGCGGCTGCGCGAGTGCGGCGGCGGACGACGGCACGCTGGGAACGGCGCTGGTGGCGGCCGGTGATGTCACCGCGTACGAGGTGAAGGCCTCGTCCGGGGTGACGGATGTGCGGTCGCTGGCGATCGACACGACGGACGGCAAGAAGCGCGACTGCGAGGTGCCCTCGGACCCGACGCGGGTGCGCGGGGTGGAGTATCTGTCGCGGGCGGCTTGGGGCGCGGACGAGTCGAAGCGGTTCAAGGCCGACGGTACGGAGAACACGCCGACGGCGTACTACCCGGCGCAGGTGCTGACCGTGCACCACACCGACACCGTGAACGACGACCCGGACCCGGCGGCGACGGTCCGGGCGATCTACGAGTACCACGCGATCACCAACGACTGGGGCGACATCGGCTACCACTTCCTGATCGACGAGGCCGGCCGGATCTACGAGGGCCGCTACTCGGGCGACGACGGCATCCCCGCCCACGACGCCGACGGCAAGGTCGTGACCGCCTTCCACACCGGCGGCTTCAACTCGGGCAACCTGGGCATCGCCCTGCTCGGCACCCTCATCGACCAGGGGCCGACCGCCGCCGCCAAGCGCTCGCTCACGCGGCTGATCTCGGTGCTGACCCGCTTCCACGGGCTCGACCCGCAGGCCAAGGTGACGTACACCAACCCGGTCAACGGCGTGAAGAAGGACGTCACCACGGTCGGCGGCCACCGCGACTGGATGGCGACGGACTGCCCGGGCGCGACGATGTACGCCCTGCTCGACGAGGTACGGGCGGCAGCCGCCAAGCGGTGAGCCGGAGCCGGCGCTGTTCCCTGTGGGTAGATCTGTAGCTACTGATCGGTATGTGTCAGGATGTGCTCCCCAGCTGGAGCACTCCGACAGATAATGCCCACAAAGGATCTTCTTGCCGTGGAAATGACCGGCTGGAAGCGAAGAATGTTCTGGCCGGCGGCCGGTCTCCTTCTGGCCGCCGGTCTGGTCATCCTCGGCGCCGGCACCGACACCCTGCTGACGGCCTCCGCGCCGCTTACCGCCCATGAACTGCTTGAGGCCGAGGCCTGTTTCGGGCTGCCGCTGCTGGCCGTCGCGGGGGCCGGCGTCGCGCTGCTCTTCCGTCGGCAGGCCTGGGAGCGGCAGGAGTCCGAGCGCCGGTTGCGGGAGTTCCTGGCCACGGCGGGGCACGAGCTGCGCAATGCGCTGACCACGGTCTCCTGCTACGTCCAGCTCGTCCAGCTCGGCGGCCCGCCCGAGGAGGCGCTCGGGCAGGCGGCGGCCGAGACCGAGCGGATGGCCTCCCTCATCGACGAGCTCGCCCTGCTCACCCGCCTCGACCTCCATCAGCCGCTCGAACGCCGCAGCGTCGATCTGCCCCAGCTCTGCCGCGACGCGGTCGCCGTCGTGCGCGACATCCACCCCGGGCACCAGGTGCGGCTGATCGTGGCGCCCGGCCGGCACACCGTCACCGGCGACCCGCTCTGGCTCCACCAGGTCGTCGTCAACCTGCTGGCCAACTCCCGCCTGCACACCCCCGAGGGCACCACGACAACCCTGGCCCTGGGCACGGAGGAAGGCGGCTACCGGGTCATCGAGGTGATCGACGACGGGCCGGGCGTGCCGCCCGAGCTGTTCCCGAAGATCTTCGACCGCTTCGTACGGGGCGCGAGCACCACGGCGGCGGGCAGCGGCCTCGGGCTCAGCATCGTCGCGGCCGTCGCCGCCGCCCACGGGGGCACCGTGACGCTCGAACGCTTCGGCCGGGGCGCCTGGTTCCGGGTCCGACTACCGGGCTGACGCCTTAGGGCCCCTACGCGTACCTGACCTTCAGCTCCTTCACCCCGTTGATCCACGCCGACCGGAGCCGACGCGGCTCGCCGTCGAGCCGGATGCCCGGCAGGGTGTCGGCGATCGCGTCGAAGATCAGGCCGATCTCCATCCGGGCGAGGCTGGCGCCGAGGCAGAAGTGCGGGCCGCCGCCGCCGAAGCCCAGGTGGGGATTGGGGTCGCGGGTGATGTCGAAGAGTTCGGGCCGGTCGAAGACCTCGGGGTCGTTGTTGGCCGAGGCGTAGAAGAGCCCCACCCGGTCTCCGGCCTTGATCTGCGCGCCGCACAACTCGGTGTCGCGGGTGGCGGTGCGCTGGAAGGAGGTGATGGGGGTGGCCCAGCGGACGATCTCGTCGGCGGTGGTGACAGGCCGCTCGGCCCGGAAGCGTTCCCACTGCTCGGGGTGGGTGAGGAAGGC is part of the Streptomyces sp. NBC_01262 genome and harbors:
- a CDS encoding IS256 family transposase, which gives rise to MTAPDSLPLHALAEDNLATASPDLLRAMVKTFADALMSAEADALCNAEYGQVSDERVNHRNGYRPREWDTRAGTVELAVPKLRQGSYFPHWLLERRRRAEQALISVVATAYLLGVSTRRVEKLAESLGVTQLSKSQVSAMAKHLDEQVAAFRNRPLDAGPYAFVWVDALTQKVREGGRIINVHALIAVGVNADGHREILGIDVATCEDGAGWLAFLRSLTARGLSGVQLVVSDAHTGLVAAIGAVLPGASWQRCRTHYARNLLCQVPKSAQPWVATLLRTVFEQPDAEAVQAQMRHVLDALEAKFPKAAAHLDAAQHDLLAFAAFPREIWRQIWSNNPQERLNKEIRRRTDVVGIFPDRTALIRLVGAVLAEQNDEWTEARRYMGRDLLAKARLHPIESETDETALPTELTA
- a CDS encoding antibiotic biosynthesis monooxygenase family protein, which translates into the protein MSIVKINALSVPPEQREVLEKRFASRAGAVENSDGFEWFELLRPVEGTDKYLVYTRWRSEEDFQAWMSGSMQAAHRSGGEAGAERPKPAASDSTLWGHVRWSGVSTATR
- a CDS encoding acetolactate synthase large subunit, producing MNGACAVARTLVGSGVEVCFANPGTSELHFVAALDDEPALRAVPCLFEGVAAGAADGYGRMTGRPAATLLHLGPGLGNGLANLHNARRAATPVVNLVGDHATFHKRYDAPLESDVDALARTVSGWVRRCGDASAAGTDTAQAVAAAIGTPGQVATLILPADVSWSGGARPAPPVAARPPATVPEQTVAAVAAALRTGEPAAILLGGAATRAPALRAAGRIAAATGARLLCETFPARLERGASLPAVERLGYLAEGAMAQLDGVRHLVLAGARAPVSFFAHPGLPGLLVPDGCRVHILATTADDIPGALGHLADTVAAHTPAVLPAAGRPALPTGALTAETAAAAVGALLPEGAIVVDEANTCGLWLPGATAGGPRHDWLTLTGGAIGQGLPLAAGAAIACPDRPVLCLEADGSAMYTISALWTHAREELDLTTVVFANRSYAVLAMEFQRLGTPADGPARRDLLDLSRPCLDFVAIARGMGVPASRANTAEGLTAQLRQALSEPGPHLIEAVVPALF
- a CDS encoding FAD-binding oxidoreductase, giving the protein MRDIGLLLAKVVGPEHVMAGDRVPAEYGHDESLTATARPPEYLVRPATAAEVSGVLGVAAAGRIPVTARGSGTGLSGACVPRANGIVVSFERMDRVLEIDTGNHVAVVQPGVTLAELDRQTAAAGLCYPVRPGEQSATVGGTIGTNAGGMYAVRHGVTRHQVLGVEAVLASGEIVRSGGKYVKTSAGYDLTQLLVGSEGTLALVTEAVLRLRPRAGHRATVLAPFAEPEEISRAVPRLLAGGLDPLALEYVDMLTMATLTADHEFGLGIPDEVRRSALGYLVVVFEEHSAERLEADVEAAGEQLLGLGATDVYVLPAAAARHLIEIREHAFWTAKAAGADDIVDIVVPRTSLPQLLAEADVIARDTASIVTGCGHAGDGNVHLAVFQPDQDRRDAVLRRLLRAGKALGGAISGEHGIGTEKQRYFLELEDPAKVELMRRIKHAFDPDGILNPGVLLG
- a CDS encoding DUF2087 domain-containing protein codes for the protein MPITATGTHEVSALFSRGRLTAIPRKAARREQLLAHLTESLFEAGRDYSELEINEALLTVHEDFSALRRYLVDDGWLTRHPDGSVYWRAVAV
- a CDS encoding GNAT family N-acetyltransferase — translated: MDIRTARPDELPLLQDIERAAGSCFRDIGMPEIADDDPLPLDELARYQRAATALVADDGTGTPVAYLLAEPVDGNLHIEQVSVHPRHAHRRIGRALIDHLATLGAAPALTLTTFAEVPWNAPYYARCGFRVLPDDALTPGLRAIRHREAAHGLERWPRVCMRKEIAHRT
- a CDS encoding GrpB family protein, producing the protein MMSDAPGPRPAVPVVVVAHDPAWQSQAAALLAELRGPLGPLALRAEHIGSTSIPGMAAKPVLDLQVSVADLDEAAGAFARPLAERGFERLPYERDHVPAGRDDDPARWAKRYWRRRGADAGQEGALDVNLHVRRAGSPNERLALLFRDWFRAHPGAVPAYARFKAVLAESVADLDTYADIKDPVVDLVVEVAEPWAASTGWTVAKG
- a CDS encoding peptidoglycan recognition protein family protein, with product MSNPPTPPTPTHRAKSRMSRRGVIGAAGAVAVGAALTPVVFAATEPDTSGASGSADTGTTTEQFPATRAQAADGTGAATAAFPISYVGLRWAGEQDGTAIKLADGAWQDVVGGCASAAADDGTLGTALVAAGDVTAYEVKASSGVTDVRSLAIDTTDGKKRDCEVPSDPTRVRGVEYLSRAAWGADESKRFKADGTENTPTAYYPAQVLTVHHTDTVNDDPDPAATVRAIYEYHAITNDWGDIGYHFLIDEAGRIYEGRYSGDDGIPAHDADGKVVTAFHTGGFNSGNLGIALLGTLIDQGPTAAAKRSLTRLISVLTRFHGLDPQAKVTYTNPVNGVKKDVTTVGGHRDWMATDCPGATMYALLDEVRAAAAKR
- a CDS encoding sensor histidine kinase; its protein translation is MTGWKRRMFWPAAGLLLAAGLVILGAGTDTLLTASAPLTAHELLEAEACFGLPLLAVAGAGVALLFRRQAWERQESERRLREFLATAGHELRNALTTVSCYVQLVQLGGPPEEALGQAAAETERMASLIDELALLTRLDLHQPLERRSVDLPQLCRDAVAVVRDIHPGHQVRLIVAPGRHTVTGDPLWLHQVVVNLLANSRLHTPEGTTTTLALGTEEGGYRVIEVIDDGPGVPPELFPKIFDRFVRGASTTAAGSGLGLSIVAAVAAAHGGTVTLERFGRGAWFRVRLPG